The following proteins are co-located in the Echinicola sp. 20G genome:
- a CDS encoding DUF4271 domain-containing protein encodes MLKSISDILEDFNFMKLFVRLFLFCFGLLIVATAQGQVLENYNPKISIKHKGGLLPSPVMAAVEIDITDFPKASFDIQVPEESAVFLGDKLWFYTKSDTNFITSVKTIEGLVQSDSLNKVELLIYKSGIDEDAISIKKGIFKKASGVTEGKNAEGNLLRIKDEVKDFLIVALIVILALVAIFKVTYPLVFQSALRPVAVFSDEFSDSSSGGKVFSSDVLFYLLVFSMLVSLFIMSAIHFMDVPLLEEFLEGNLNYLFLVWLSGTAIFMVLSFLKYFWIKLFAVIYQLDRLDFSQFFYLVRGLLIVLLFLFVVIFGFYLQGTTAMDQIMNYAVTLFLLVYLLGVFRLFYLMLKKVPFKSYHLFSYLCTSEMVPFLLIVKIVMG; translated from the coding sequence ATGCTAAAATCCATTTCGGATATATTGGAAGATTTTAATTTTATGAAGCTATTTGTAAGGCTGTTTCTTTTTTGCTTTGGTTTGTTGATTGTTGCGACTGCCCAAGGACAGGTACTGGAGAATTATAATCCAAAAATAAGTATCAAACACAAAGGCGGTTTGTTGCCTTCCCCAGTGATGGCAGCCGTGGAAATTGATATTACGGATTTTCCGAAAGCTTCTTTTGATATCCAAGTGCCAGAGGAGTCTGCTGTTTTTTTAGGAGATAAACTTTGGTTTTATACCAAGTCTGATACCAACTTCATTACTTCTGTTAAGACGATTGAAGGGCTGGTACAAAGTGATTCCCTTAACAAAGTGGAGTTGTTGATCTATAAAAGTGGAATCGATGAGGATGCCATTTCAATCAAGAAGGGTATTTTTAAGAAGGCCAGCGGTGTGACCGAGGGGAAAAATGCTGAAGGGAACCTTTTAAGGATAAAAGATGAAGTGAAGGACTTTTTAATTGTGGCTTTGATCGTGATATTGGCTTTGGTGGCAATATTCAAAGTGACTTATCCCCTGGTTTTCCAGTCTGCACTGCGTCCCGTAGCCGTTTTTTCTGATGAATTTTCCGACTCAAGCAGTGGAGGAAAAGTGTTTTCCTCAGATGTTTTGTTTTATCTATTGGTGTTCAGCATGCTGGTTTCCTTGTTTATCATGTCGGCCATTCATTTTATGGATGTGCCATTGTTAGAAGAATTTTTGGAGGGAAATCTAAATTATTTATTCTTAGTCTGGCTATCAGGAACGGCCATTTTTATGGTTTTATCATTCCTTAAATATTTTTGGATCAAATTATTTGCGGTGATTTATCAACTTGACCGACTGGATTTCAGTCAGTTCTTTTATTTAGTTCGTGGCCTTCTTATTGTGTTATTGTTTTTATTTGTAGTGATTTTTGGATTTTATCTGCAAGGCACCACTGCTATGGACCAAATAATGAATTATGCGGTGACATTGTTTCTTTTAGTTTATTTATTGGGCGTATTTAGACTTTTTTACTTAATGTTAAAAAAAGTGCCTTTTAAAAGTTACCATTTATTTTCTTACCTTTGCACCTCTGAAATGGTTCCATTTCTATTGATTGTAAAGATAGTTATGGGCTGA
- the gldL gene encoding gliding motility protein GldL, with product MSKNNENSFAHKFYGTIMPKIYGIGAAVVILGAMFKILDWPFASLMIGVGLSTEALIFFLSAFEPKAKEVDWSKVYPELADEAAPAKPRKAAVAAVASDNVSQKLDKMLEDGNIGSDLIENLGKGLQNLAKSTEKMGTVADAAVATSEYAENVKTASRTLVDINQSYSKTAAALTEMSSASQEAKEYRDQVVSVTQNLSALNAVYEMELQDANSHVKVLNKFYSNVTAAMEGLNEAGKETETFKAELAKLNKNVSSLNNIYGGMLTAMKG from the coding sequence ATGTCGAAAAACAACGAAAATTCATTTGCTCATAAGTTTTATGGCACGATTATGCCAAAGATTTATGGGATTGGTGCCGCAGTAGTTATTCTAGGAGCCATGTTCAAAATCCTAGATTGGCCATTTGCTTCCCTAATGATTGGAGTAGGGCTTTCCACCGAAGCCTTGATTTTCTTCTTATCTGCTTTTGAACCCAAAGCTAAAGAAGTGGATTGGAGCAAAGTTTACCCTGAACTTGCTGATGAGGCTGCGCCAGCGAAACCTCGTAAAGCAGCGGTTGCTGCTGTTGCCAGTGATAATGTTTCTCAGAAGTTGGATAAAATGCTAGAAGATGGAAACATAGGTTCTGATCTTATTGAAAACTTAGGTAAAGGCCTTCAGAATTTGGCCAAGTCTACCGAAAAAATGGGCACTGTGGCAGATGCAGCTGTAGCGACATCCGAATACGCAGAAAATGTAAAAACAGCATCCCGAACTTTAGTTGATATTAACCAATCTTACAGTAAAACTGCTGCGGCATTGACAGAAATGTCTTCTGCATCCCAAGAAGCAAAGGAATACCGTGATCAGGTAGTTTCTGTAACCCAAAACCTTTCTGCATTGAACGCAGTGTATGAAATGGAATTACAAGACGCTAACAGTCATGTGAAAGTTCTTAATAAGTTCTACTCTAACGTGACAGCAGCTATGGAAGGCTTGAATGAAGCCGGTAAAGAAACTGAAACATTCAAGGCTGAATTGGCAAAATTAAACAAAAACGTTAGCTCGTTGAACAACATTTATGGTGGCATGTTGACCGCCATGAAAGGTTGA
- the uvrC gene encoding excinuclease ABC subunit UvrC: MLSPSYSPDEYHKLPDVPGVYKYFNGEDDLIYVGKAKSLKKRVASYFIKSAGLNLKTKRMVKEIRRIEFTMVNSEFDALLLENNLIKKSQPKYNILLKDDKTYPYLLVTKEHFPQIYPTRKVIPSRGTYYGPFASVKAMNNVLELIRSLFTIRTCKLDLNPYKIAEQKYKVCLEYHIGNCLGPCEGFQAEKSYLKDIDQAKNILKGNLGIPKAYFKTMMQEAAENLAFETAQRYKDKLELLEKYQAKSLVANPQITSLDVFSIVTDEKFAFVNYLKIKNGAIHITKTVELKKKLDETEQELLLTAIFRLRDQFQSDSKEIISNIDLEEPIEGLHLVVPKIGDKRKLIELSLKNAMYYKKEKALASGKVKEKKNRILLQLQKDLSLKEIPDHIECFDNSNIQGAYPVASMVCFLDGKPAKKEYRHFHIKTVEGPNDFASMTEIVGRRYSRLLKENKALPKLIVIDGGKGQLSAAVEAMKSLGIYGMVPVIGIAKKLEEIYFPEDSYPLHIDKKSESLRLIQRVRDEAHRFAITFHRDVRSKNSFKTALDQIEGIGPQTTNKLLQHYKSVKKIKEASEEEIAEIIGNDKAKKIINFIKQ; encoded by the coding sequence ATGTTAAGTCCTTCTTATAGCCCAGATGAATACCATAAGCTTCCCGATGTACCTGGTGTTTACAAGTACTTCAATGGAGAAGATGATTTAATCTATGTCGGAAAAGCCAAAAGTCTCAAAAAAAGAGTCGCAAGTTATTTTATCAAAAGTGCTGGACTGAACTTGAAGACCAAAAGAATGGTAAAAGAGATTCGCAGGATCGAATTTACCATGGTCAATTCCGAGTTTGATGCTTTATTATTAGAAAATAATCTCATCAAAAAATCCCAGCCCAAATACAACATTCTTCTTAAAGATGACAAGACCTATCCATACTTGTTGGTCACTAAAGAGCATTTTCCGCAAATTTACCCAACGCGTAAAGTAATTCCCTCAAGAGGAACTTATTATGGTCCCTTTGCCAGTGTCAAAGCGATGAACAATGTGTTGGAATTGATCAGGAGCCTCTTCACTATCCGAACGTGTAAACTTGATTTAAATCCGTATAAAATTGCTGAGCAAAAATACAAGGTCTGCTTGGAATACCATATTGGCAACTGTCTGGGACCTTGCGAGGGATTTCAAGCTGAAAAAAGTTACCTAAAGGACATTGACCAAGCCAAAAATATCCTAAAAGGAAACTTGGGAATTCCCAAAGCTTACTTTAAAACCATGATGCAGGAAGCAGCAGAAAATCTTGCCTTTGAAACTGCTCAACGGTACAAAGACAAGCTGGAATTATTGGAGAAGTACCAAGCTAAATCTCTGGTTGCCAACCCGCAAATCACCAGTTTGGATGTCTTCTCCATCGTTACTGATGAGAAGTTTGCCTTTGTGAACTATCTCAAAATTAAAAATGGTGCTATCCACATTACCAAAACGGTAGAACTTAAGAAAAAGCTGGATGAAACAGAGCAAGAGCTATTGCTTACTGCCATCTTTAGGCTACGTGATCAATTTCAAAGTGACTCCAAGGAAATCATCAGCAATATTGATTTAGAAGAACCCATTGAAGGCCTACACTTAGTGGTACCAAAAATCGGAGACAAGAGAAAGCTAATCGAATTGTCACTGAAGAATGCCATGTACTACAAGAAGGAAAAAGCTTTGGCCAGTGGAAAGGTTAAGGAAAAGAAAAACAGAATCCTGTTGCAACTCCAAAAAGACCTTTCACTGAAAGAAATTCCTGATCATATAGAGTGCTTTGACAACTCCAATATTCAAGGAGCTTATCCTGTAGCCAGTATGGTTTGTTTCCTTGACGGCAAGCCGGCAAAAAAAGAATACCGCCATTTTCATATTAAGACAGTGGAAGGTCCCAATGACTTCGCCAGCATGACTGAGATCGTAGGAAGGCGCTACAGCCGACTTCTCAAGGAAAACAAAGCATTGCCTAAGTTGATTGTCATTGATGGTGGAAAAGGACAGCTTTCCGCAGCTGTGGAAGCCATGAAATCCTTAGGAATTTATGGAATGGTTCCAGTGATTGGCATTGCTAAAAAACTAGAGGAGATTTATTTTCCAGAAGACTCCTACCCGCTTCATATTGATAAAAAATCAGAATCATTAAGACTTATCCAACGTGTAAGGGACGAAGCCCACAGATTTGCCATCACCTTTCACAGAGATGTAAGAAGTAAAAATTCCTTTAAAACTGCCTTGGACCAAATTGAAGGAATAGGCCCACAAACAACCAACAAGTTATTGCAGCATTATAAGTCTGTCAAAAAAATCAAAGAAGCTTCTGAAGAGGAAATCGCGGAGATCATTGGCAATGACAAAGCAAAAAAAATCATTAATTTTATCAAACAATAA
- a CDS encoding uroporphyrinogen-III synthase, whose amino-acid sequence MTKSTKDRFRPVKSILVSQPRPSDAKSPYFQLAEKYNLKIDFRPFIQVEPVSIRDFRKQKIDILKHTAVIFTSRNAIDHFFSICQELKIEMPADMKYFCISEQTAHYLQKYIVIRKRKLFVGVRTAADLFDYFKKHKGEKYLFPCSDIRKDDIPEYLAKNNIEFTEAIIYHTVAADLSDLKDIKYDILAFYSPSGIKSLIHNFPDFEQGFTRIAAFGPTTSKSVRDQELTLDIEAPMPNAPSMTGALELYIKKVNNV is encoded by the coding sequence ATGACAAAATCTACCAAAGACAGATTTCGGCCGGTGAAGAGTATTTTGGTTTCTCAACCTCGACCTTCAGACGCAAAGTCTCCGTACTTTCAGTTGGCCGAAAAGTACAATCTCAAAATCGATTTTAGACCTTTCATTCAGGTAGAACCGGTTTCTATCAGGGATTTTAGAAAGCAGAAAATCGATATTTTAAAGCATACCGCAGTCATCTTTACGAGTAGAAATGCCATTGATCATTTTTTTAGTATCTGCCAGGAGCTTAAAATAGAGATGCCAGCTGACATGAAGTATTTCTGCATTTCAGAGCAAACAGCTCATTATTTGCAAAAGTACATTGTGATCAGGAAAAGAAAGCTTTTTGTTGGGGTGAGAACTGCTGCCGACCTATTTGATTATTTCAAAAAGCATAAGGGAGAAAAATACTTGTTCCCATGTTCCGATATCAGAAAAGATGATATCCCAGAGTATCTGGCGAAAAATAACATAGAATTCACAGAGGCGATAATTTACCATACAGTAGCTGCGGATTTGTCAGATTTGAAGGACATCAAATATGATATTTTGGCGTTCTATAGCCCATCTGGAATCAAATCTTTGATCCATAATTTCCCGGATTTTGAGCAGGGTTTTACCCGAATAGCCGCTTTTGGACCAACGACTTCAAAAAGTGTAAGGGATCAAGAACTTACTTTGGATATAGAAGCACCAATGCCTAATGCACCAAGTATGACAGGGGCGTTGGAGTTATATATCAAAAAAGTAAATAACGTCTAA
- a CDS encoding BamA/TamA family outer membrane protein, producing the protein MKVTFIISLLVYLLLAPNAYGQKTYLLKYEVRGSSFQEGEKFFKDSLEGHSFVKSKIHALQEEGYLMAKVVGSIWSDSSRSVTINTGEQYHWVELGKGNVPGHLLNQTGYDPKKFSQKPVSHEKVVKMFDRILSIEENQGYPFSSIRLDSISQSENQLKASLHYEQGPRITFDSIQIIGDANVKLGFIQRKLRIVQGEPFSQKRVGEAVEVIRKLPYLKLLEPPKVSFQNSEATVYLNLEKRKVNSIDGIIGFLPNEVEENKLLVTGQFDLDLMNVSGRGRNYSLHWQRLTQYSQNLEISALEPMVLGSVVDLSASFFLLKEDTTFINRDFRLGFGYPVSPKVYLDFFTRRKSGDLLSVPELEETLPDVLDYRYHNYGLSFQYASLDDVLMPKRGLRIVTEGGIGNKKVLQNTGIPEELYNDIDAESLQFFGEISVEQFWHISGRMTIMGRLRAGELASDNILENDMYRLGGLKSIRGFNENFFFTNRYVYANFEPRFYFEENSYFLLFADVGRLEKSPVGSVRVVNHPLSLGGGLSLNTSGGTFQFIYGMGKSNEQKMGVNYAKIHFGYIGRF; encoded by the coding sequence TTGAAAGTTACATTCATTATATCCCTATTGGTATATCTTCTTCTTGCCCCCAATGCATATGGGCAAAAAACTTATTTGTTGAAATATGAAGTTCGGGGTTCATCTTTTCAAGAAGGGGAGAAGTTTTTTAAGGATTCACTTGAAGGGCATAGCTTTGTGAAATCGAAAATCCATGCTTTGCAAGAAGAAGGTTATCTAATGGCAAAAGTGGTGGGGTCAATTTGGAGTGATAGTTCCAGAAGTGTGACTATTAACACAGGAGAACAATATCATTGGGTGGAACTGGGAAAGGGAAATGTGCCCGGTCATTTACTGAACCAAACAGGGTACGACCCAAAAAAATTTAGTCAAAAGCCTGTCTCACATGAGAAAGTGGTCAAGATGTTTGACCGGATATTATCAATTGAAGAGAATCAAGGCTACCCTTTTTCATCGATCAGGCTGGATAGCATCAGCCAATCTGAAAATCAACTAAAGGCCAGTCTTCATTATGAGCAGGGTCCAAGAATAACATTCGATAGTATACAGATCATAGGAGATGCTAATGTTAAGTTAGGTTTCATTCAAAGAAAGCTGAGAATTGTTCAAGGAGAGCCTTTTTCTCAGAAAAGAGTAGGTGAAGCAGTTGAGGTGATCCGGAAACTCCCTTACCTCAAACTGTTGGAGCCACCCAAGGTAAGTTTTCAAAACAGTGAGGCAACAGTGTACCTAAACTTGGAAAAAAGGAAGGTGAATTCAATAGATGGTATTATAGGATTTTTACCAAATGAAGTGGAGGAAAATAAGTTATTGGTGACGGGACAATTTGATTTGGATCTTATGAATGTGAGCGGAAGGGGCAGGAATTACTCTTTGCATTGGCAGCGCCTTACCCAATACAGCCAAAACCTGGAAATCTCTGCTTTGGAGCCCATGGTTTTGGGGTCAGTTGTTGATCTCAGCGCTTCCTTTTTTTTGCTTAAGGAAGATACGACTTTCATCAATAGAGACTTTCGGTTGGGATTTGGATATCCGGTTAGCCCTAAGGTCTATTTGGATTTTTTTACGAGAAGGAAATCAGGAGACTTATTGTCAGTACCTGAGTTGGAAGAAACTTTGCCGGATGTTTTAGACTATCGTTACCATAATTACGGGCTTTCATTCCAATATGCGAGCCTTGATGATGTATTAATGCCAAAGCGTGGGCTGAGGATTGTTACTGAAGGGGGAATTGGAAATAAAAAGGTGCTTCAGAATACAGGGATTCCAGAAGAGCTGTACAATGACATTGATGCGGAGTCGTTACAGTTTTTTGGGGAAATATCCGTGGAACAGTTTTGGCATATCAGTGGCAGAATGACGATAATGGGACGCCTAAGAGCTGGAGAACTTGCAAGTGATAATATTCTTGAAAATGATATGTACCGTCTAGGGGGATTAAAGAGTATAAGAGGTTTTAATGAGAATTTCTTTTTCACAAACCGATATGTTTATGCTAATTTTGAGCCCAGGTTTTATTTTGAAGAAAACTCTTATTTTCTGCTTTTTGCAGATGTGGGGAGGCTGGAAAAATCCCCAGTTGGATCAGTGAGAGTGGTAAATCATCCACTTTCTTTGGGAGGGGGACTGAGCTTAAACACATCTGGAGGGACTTTCCAATTTATTTATGGAATGGGAAAATCCAATGAACAAAAGATGGGAGTAAACTATGCTAAAATCCATTTCGGATATATTGGAAGATTTTAA
- a CDS encoding type IX secretion system membrane protein PorP/SprF, whose product MKKRIYLCFILFSSISLGIITSSSVMAQQDAQFTQYMYNGLFYNPAYAGQKSGYRFSALHRSQWLGYSTSTGQGGAPTTQLLTASGRIPSMNFGWGLSFTNDDIGPTTNQDINLSLAYHRKLRRGTLSLGVFGGVFSSTIKYDEIDVVNPDPSIPMGGDESQMSANFGAGLLYETTKYYVGLSSRHINEPTFDFGNGAFDNQLNNHSYLQVGYKISTFAQVTFDPSLLVKSVGFNNFSYDVSVIATHNDRISGGLAYRGEESLSVLFGYQLLRDRSLRLGYAFDLVVGGNEAKAPSSHEFMLSYNLPSVTRKVQKIIQRTPRFRY is encoded by the coding sequence ATGAAAAAGAGAATTTACCTTTGTTTTATACTTTTTTCAAGCATATCCCTTGGAATAATTACCAGTTCGTCAGTGATGGCGCAGCAAGATGCCCAGTTTACACAATACATGTATAATGGGCTTTTTTATAATCCTGCTTATGCAGGTCAAAAAAGTGGATATAGATTTTCAGCATTACACAGGAGTCAATGGCTAGGCTACAGCACCTCTACCGGGCAAGGAGGAGCCCCCACCACTCAATTACTTACCGCCAGTGGTAGAATTCCATCAATGAATTTTGGTTGGGGTTTGTCATTTACAAATGATGATATAGGCCCAACTACTAATCAGGATATCAATCTATCTTTGGCTTATCATCGTAAGTTAAGGAGAGGGACACTTAGTTTAGGTGTTTTTGGAGGTGTATTTTCAAGCACCATAAAATATGATGAGATAGATGTAGTCAATCCCGACCCAAGTATTCCAATGGGCGGGGATGAGAGTCAAATGAGCGCTAATTTTGGAGCTGGATTATTGTATGAAACAACAAAGTATTATGTAGGGCTTAGTTCCCGTCATATTAATGAGCCTACCTTTGATTTCGGAAATGGAGCCTTTGATAATCAATTAAACAATCATAGTTATTTGCAGGTTGGATATAAAATAAGTACGTTTGCACAAGTGACATTTGACCCAAGTTTATTGGTGAAAAGTGTAGGTTTCAATAATTTTTCATATGATGTCAGCGTTATAGCCACACATAATGACAGGATTAGTGGTGGATTGGCATATAGAGGGGAAGAGTCCTTGTCAGTACTGTTTGGATATCAATTGTTAAGAGATAGGTCCCTAAGGTTGGGGTACGCGTTTGATTTGGTAGTTGGTGGGAATGAGGCAAAAGCTCCTAGTTCGCACGAATTTATGTTATCGTATAATTTACCATCAGTAACGAGAAAAGTACAAAAGATCATACAAAGAACACCGCGATTTAGGTATTAA
- the gldN gene encoding gliding motility protein GldN, whose protein sequence is MKILHVKFLGALLVLIISALGGTVNAQVGATSVDPTSGGDRQFEVDTVFSAHPIREDDKMYQIGVWRRIDLREKFNHPLYGTGDTKQNGIVNSIYKAVVEENALEVFADEEFKEPLSIADFQTNFWIAANGDSIFVKNLHYLDFKEDFLFDKHHSQVKFDIKYLHLVMPSQTNSNAGQKTIAYIRYKDFYEYFKNHPEAKWINFNNTSKDLSYSQAFDLRLFRSVVRKYSNADDALIADMVDPNNATPELQAFLDGLKFEYDLLEFENSLWEW, encoded by the coding sequence ATGAAAATACTACATGTAAAATTCCTTGGAGCACTATTGGTGTTGATCATTTCCGCTTTAGGTGGAACGGTTAATGCTCAGGTTGGTGCGACCAGTGTCGATCCAACCAGTGGCGGCGACAGACAGTTTGAAGTGGATACTGTGTTCTCGGCCCATCCCATTCGGGAAGACGATAAAATGTATCAAATAGGAGTTTGGAGAAGAATTGACTTAAGGGAAAAATTCAACCATCCGCTTTATGGTACAGGTGATACCAAGCAAAATGGTATTGTCAACAGTATTTACAAAGCAGTTGTGGAAGAAAATGCATTGGAAGTATTTGCAGATGAGGAATTTAAAGAGCCTCTTTCCATTGCTGATTTTCAGACCAATTTCTGGATAGCAGCCAATGGTGACAGTATCTTTGTAAAAAATCTCCATTACTTGGATTTTAAAGAAGATTTCTTGTTTGACAAGCATCATTCCCAAGTGAAATTTGACATCAAGTACCTTCATTTGGTGATGCCTTCCCAGACCAACTCCAATGCTGGTCAAAAGACAATTGCCTATATCAGGTACAAAGACTTCTATGAGTATTTTAAAAACCATCCAGAAGCGAAGTGGATCAACTTTAATAATACTTCTAAAGACTTGTCTTATAGCCAAGCATTTGATTTGAGATTGTTCAGGTCAGTGGTCAGAAAATATTCAAATGCGGATGATGCATTGATTGCGGACATGGTTGATCCCAACAATGCCACTCCAGAATTGCAGGCCTTCTTAGATGGCTTAAAGTTTGAATACGACCTTCTGGAATTTGAGAATAGTCTTTGGGAATGGTAG
- the gldK gene encoding gliding motility lipoprotein GldK, whose product MYKKMNSRYLTGVMVLAASVLLQGCGLFGSKGSASEKANASGEVTGVPNRSGWQQTLPHEMVPVKAGTFWMGQADEDIAVSKSSLNKQVTISEFYMDKYEVSNNKYRQFLEAVRMGELALSTPTTLKDPPQFNIDELLPDTTVWSQSFTHHYGDPLMEYYFEHPAFDDYPVVGISWEQAKKFCEWKTYHMNANDKSEYDMPRFRLPSEAEWEYAAKGGKEIAKYPWGGPYLKNRRGCLMANFKPGRGNYIDDGFAYTAPVDTYAPNGFGIYNMSGNVAEWVEDAYNPAGSALTWDLDPKYEDENESRKVVRGGSWKDIAHYLETSTRTYEYQDVKTAHIGFRTVMTFIGRSGSMDVRASRRRRR is encoded by the coding sequence ATGTACAAGAAAATGAACTCACGGTATTTGACGGGAGTAATGGTGCTGGCAGCATCGGTGCTTCTACAAGGCTGTGGTCTTTTTGGTAGTAAGGGATCTGCCAGTGAAAAGGCCAACGCCTCAGGTGAGGTGACAGGTGTGCCAAACCGATCGGGCTGGCAACAAACTCTACCACACGAAATGGTTCCGGTGAAAGCGGGGACTTTTTGGATGGGACAGGCTGATGAAGATATCGCCGTAAGTAAGTCCTCTTTGAACAAGCAGGTAACGATATCTGAATTTTATATGGACAAGTATGAAGTGTCCAATAATAAGTATCGTCAATTTTTGGAAGCTGTAAGAATGGGGGAGCTTGCCCTGTCCACACCTACTACCTTAAAAGATCCTCCTCAATTCAATATCGATGAATTGCTTCCGGATACTACTGTATGGTCCCAAAGTTTCACCCACCACTATGGAGATCCATTGATGGAGTATTACTTTGAGCATCCTGCATTTGATGACTACCCAGTAGTTGGTATTTCTTGGGAGCAAGCCAAAAAATTCTGTGAGTGGAAGACTTATCACATGAATGCCAATGATAAGTCAGAATACGATATGCCAAGATTCAGACTTCCTTCAGAGGCTGAGTGGGAATATGCTGCCAAAGGAGGTAAAGAAATTGCAAAGTACCCTTGGGGAGGTCCATATTTGAAAAATAGAAGAGGCTGTTTGATGGCCAACTTTAAACCTGGCAGAGGTAATTACATCGATGATGGCTTTGCCTATACTGCCCCTGTTGATACTTATGCTCCAAATGGCTTCGGTATTTATAACATGTCAGGTAATGTTGCTGAATGGGTAGAAGATGCCTATAATCCAGCTGGAAGTGCTTTGACTTGGGATCTGGATCCGAAGTATGAAGATGAAAATGAATCTAGAAAAGTGGTTCGTGGAGGTTCTTGGAAAGATATTGCCCATTATCTTGAAACCAGCACACGAACTTATGAATACCAAGATGTCAAGACTGCCCACATCGGCTTTAGAACGGTGATGACCTTTATCGGTAGATCCGGTTCTATGGATGTAAGAGCATCAAGACGAAGAAGACGTTAA
- the gldM gene encoding gliding motility protein GldM, which produces MAGGKETPRQKMIGMMYLVLTALLALQVSNQILQKFILLNDGLERTSKNYRLKNVKTVDNIRSIVDEQGNNAKDVPKVEAAEQIREKTAEIFTYLEGLKQELITTSNAINDEGQFKNSALKNTDIAGNIFNNNKKGYEMQEKLNAYPQEVSAILKGIGVPLEFEKIAKDAEEIDLFKNDPDVRYKDFVNLNFVKSPLGAVLAIISQYENEVLNIESEALNELSSSLGSFYMKSDIFEATVSANSNIVAAGTKFEGSLFIASASSSVQPKMTADGREIPVENGFGKISFPVGPADSYDDRGLAKRTLKGEIMVNVGGEDKVLSVDYDYFVANPTIEVTAEAIQQLYAECANELSIKVPALGNSYAPEFAVSNGQAIKGSKPGDVTIIPGNSGKVNIGVSSGGAKIGTKTYDIRPVPDPNILPFDSRGEIDLLTAYPAPGPSQLMIKAVPEPTFGRTMPKDARFEVTGGVVKLLRNEVPRDQVNITGENVSIRNLLAAARSGDALLIQVTEVTRTNFRGTKIKSAQNKIMRIAIK; this is translated from the coding sequence ATGGCCGGTGGTAAAGAGACGCCACGGCAGAAGATGATCGGGATGATGTATCTCGTTCTGACCGCTCTGCTGGCGCTACAAGTAAGTAATCAAATCCTTCAGAAGTTTATCCTTCTGAATGATGGCTTGGAAAGAACTTCCAAGAATTATAGATTAAAAAATGTCAAGACGGTAGACAATATACGGTCAATTGTTGATGAGCAAGGCAATAATGCCAAAGATGTGCCCAAAGTAGAAGCTGCTGAGCAAATCAGGGAGAAGACTGCAGAAATCTTCACCTATTTGGAAGGACTGAAACAGGAGCTTATCACCACATCCAATGCGATCAATGATGAAGGGCAGTTTAAAAATAGTGCCTTGAAAAACACGGATATTGCTGGTAATATTTTTAACAATAATAAGAAAGGGTATGAAATGCAGGAGAAGCTAAATGCTTATCCTCAAGAGGTATCTGCCATCTTAAAAGGAATAGGTGTTCCACTCGAGTTCGAGAAAATCGCTAAAGATGCAGAAGAAATTGACCTTTTCAAGAATGATCCGGACGTTAGATACAAGGACTTCGTGAATTTAAACTTCGTTAAATCCCCTTTGGGGGCTGTATTGGCAATTATCAGTCAATATGAAAATGAAGTGTTGAATATTGAGAGTGAAGCATTAAATGAACTTTCCAGTTCTTTGGGGTCATTCTATATGAAGTCGGATATCTTCGAAGCAACCGTTTCGGCTAACTCCAATATTGTAGCGGCAGGGACCAAATTTGAAGGTAGTTTGTTCATCGCTTCTGCATCCTCTTCAGTGCAGCCAAAAATGACGGCAGATGGAAGAGAGATTCCAGTAGAGAATGGCTTTGGAAAAATCAGTTTTCCAGTAGGTCCTGCTGATAGTTATGATGACAGAGGCCTTGCGAAGAGAACCTTGAAAGGAGAGATCATGGTAAATGTAGGAGGTGAAGATAAAGTGTTGTCAGTAGATTACGACTACTTTGTGGCCAATCCTACTATTGAAGTAACGGCAGAAGCCATTCAGCAGCTCTATGCAGAATGTGCCAATGAATTGAGTATCAAAGTGCCTGCTTTAGGTAACAGTTATGCGCCTGAGTTTGCGGTGAGCAATGGTCAGGCTATCAAAGGTAGTAAGCCAGGTGATGTGACCATTATTCCGGGTAACTCTGGAAAGGTGAACATTGGTGTCAGCAGTGGAGGAGCCAAAATCGGTACTAAGACTTATGATATCAGGCCAGTGCCAGACCCAAACATTCTACCATTCGATAGTAGAGGAGAGATTGATTTATTAACTGCTTATCCTGCGCCAGGCCCATCTCAACTTATGATCAAGGCTGTTCCAGAGCCTACTTTTGGCAGAACAATGCCTAAAGACGCCCGTTTTGAGGTGACAGGTGGTGTTGTGAAATTGCTAAGAAATGAGGTTCCGAGAGATCAAGTGAATATAACTGGTGAAAATGTTTCCATTAGAAATCTGCTGGCGGCAGCACGAAGCGGTGATGCTCTGTTGATTCAAGTTACGGAAGTAACTAGGACCAATTTTAGAGGTACCAAGATTAAGAGTGCCCAAAACAAGATTATGAGAATAGCAATTAAGTAA